In Providencia sneebia DSM 19967, one DNA window encodes the following:
- a CDS encoding YheU family protein — protein MIIPWQELTPETLENLIEAYVLREGTDYGENEKTLQQKVEDVKQQLVSGKIVLVWSELHESINFMPENQFRP, from the coding sequence ATGATTATTCCTTGGCAAGAATTAACACCTGAAACATTGGAAAATTTGATAGAAGCCTATGTGTTACGTGAAGGAACAGATTACGGTGAGAATGAAAAAACCTTGCAACAGAAGGTTGAAGATGTGAAACAGCAGTTAGTTTCTGGAAAAATTGTGCTAGTCTGGTCTGAGTTGCATGAATCTATTAACTTTATGCCTGAGAATCAATTTCGCCCATAA
- the crp gene encoding cAMP-activated global transcriptional regulator CRP — translation MILGKPQTDPTLEWFLSHCHIHKYPSKSTLIHQGEKAETLYYIVKGSVAVLIKDEEGKEMILSYLNQGDFIGELGLFEEGQERSAWVRAKSACEVAEISYKKFRQLIQVNPDILMRLSAQMASRLQTTSEKVGNLAFLDVTGRIAQTLLNLAKQPDAMTHPDGMQIKITRQEIGQIVGCSRETVGRILKMLEDQNLISAHGKTIVVYGTR, via the coding sequence ATGATTCTCGGCAAGCCACAAACAGACCCTACTCTTGAATGGTTTTTGTCACACTGCCATATTCATAAGTATCCATCCAAGAGCACTCTGATCCATCAGGGTGAGAAAGCAGAAACCCTTTATTACATTGTGAAAGGTTCGGTGGCTGTTTTAATCAAAGATGAAGAAGGTAAGGAAATGATTCTCTCTTATTTGAATCAGGGAGATTTCATTGGTGAACTCGGATTATTTGAAGAAGGGCAAGAACGTTCAGCATGGGTTCGAGCAAAAAGTGCCTGTGAAGTTGCTGAAATTTCATATAAAAAATTCCGCCAGTTGATTCAAGTAAACCCAGATATTCTTATGCGCCTTTCTGCGCAAATGGCAAGTCGCCTACAAACTACATCAGAGAAAGTAGGTAACCTTGCCTTCCTTGATGTAACAGGCCGTATTGCACAAACATTGCTTAATTTGGCAAAACAACCTGATGCAATGACACATCCAGACGGAATGCAAATCAAAATTACTCGCCAAGAAATTGGGCAAATCGTTGGTTGCTCACGCGAAACGGTGGGCCGCATTCTGAAAATGTTAGAAGATCAAAATTTGATTTCGGCACATGGTAAAACTATCGTGGTATACGGTACGCGTTAA
- a CDS encoding LysE family translocator — protein MSSELIFSLFTFLFIAAVTPGPNNMLLTSSTANYGFRRSIPLLLGIMLGMQSILYFSAFGVAALLLLYPALHTVMKVAGSLYLLWLAWKTATASYSPLNTQSTAVKNVKWYQGGLLQFLNPKAWMMGLGAVGSYSLPNELFTQSIIVMSIAILIVNLVAGFIWMAGGTLISYFLRSRNAWFIFNLVMGLLTAACVPLIWLE, from the coding sequence ATGAGCTCAGAGTTAATTTTTTCTCTTTTTACGTTTTTGTTTATCGCAGCAGTAACGCCGGGTCCTAATAATATGTTATTAACATCCAGTACTGCAAATTATGGTTTTCGGCGTAGTATTCCGTTATTGCTTGGAATTATGCTGGGCATGCAATCCATACTCTATTTTTCTGCCTTTGGTGTAGCTGCACTTTTATTATTATATCCTGCTTTACATACCGTAATGAAAGTGGCTGGTAGCCTATATTTATTATGGCTAGCATGGAAAACAGCAACCGCAAGTTATTCACCCTTAAACACACAGAGCACCGCGGTTAAGAATGTCAAATGGTATCAAGGCGGATTATTACAGTTTTTAAATCCAAAAGCTTGGATGATGGGCTTAGGGGCTGTTGGCAGCTACAGTTTACCAAATGAGTTGTTTACTCAATCAATTATTGTGATGAGCATTGCCATCTTGATTGTTAATTTGGTTGCTGGATTTATTTGGATGGCTGGAGGAACATTAATTAGCTATTTTCTTCGTAGCCGTAATGCGTGGTTTATTTTTAATTTAGTGATGGGTTTATTAACGGCCGCATGCGTACCATTAATTTGGTTAGAGTAA
- the ppiA gene encoding peptidylprolyl isomerase A — MLKRIFVPLLAVCAISTSSLVFAAGETYVKLVTSMGNIELELNDKKAPVTTENFLQYVNEGYYNGTTFHRVIPGFMIQGGGFNKDLQQKQTRAPIKNEADNGLRNLRGTISMARTANKDSATSQFFINVADNAFLDHGQRDFGYAVFGKVVKGMDVVDKISKVKTENVGPYQNVPVDPISIISAEIIKKP; from the coding sequence ATGTTAAAACGAATTTTTGTGCCTTTGCTGGCAGTCTGTGCTATCAGTACTTCCTCACTCGTTTTTGCAGCGGGCGAAACCTATGTGAAATTGGTTACCTCTATGGGGAATATTGAATTAGAGCTTAATGATAAAAAAGCACCTGTCACGACTGAGAACTTTTTACAGTATGTGAATGAAGGTTATTACAATGGAACAACATTCCACCGTGTGATCCCAGGTTTCATGATCCAAGGTGGCGGTTTTAACAAAGATCTACAGCAAAAACAAACTCGTGCTCCAATTAAGAATGAAGCTGATAACGGGTTACGTAATTTGCGTGGCACGATTTCTATGGCGCGTACTGCAAATAAAGACAGTGCGACGAGCCAATTTTTTATCAACGTCGCGGACAATGCTTTTTTAGATCACGGCCAACGTGATTTTGGTTATGCCGTTTTTGGAAAAGTTGTCAAAGGAATGGATGTAGTTGATAAAATTTCTAAAGTAAAAACAGAGAATGTAGGGCCTTACCAAAATGTTCCTGTTGACCCAATTTCAATTATTTCTGCTGAAATTATTAAAAAGCCTTAA
- a CDS encoding hydrolase has translation MSDNFHPINWAKNPHLQTLLPRIFRRIPKIKPFWQRLELPDGDFIDLAWSEDPELASAKPRLVIFHGLEGNFKSPYAHGMLESAKKHGWLGVIMHFRGCSGEPNRQKRIYHSGETSDARYFLHWLKQTWGDVPTAAVGYSLGGNMLACYLAENGDKADIDAGVVVSAPLMLEPCSIRMEKGVSQFYQRYLLNGLKRNATRKLVHYPGSLPLNLLQLKKLKRIREFDDVITSRIHGFENATDYYQKCSALPKLPQITKPTLIIHAKDDPFMAPEVVPDLTQLPPNVEYQMTEHGGHVGFVAGTFKNPVMWLEQRIPQWLTPYLDEKKS, from the coding sequence ATATCAGACAACTTCCATCCAATTAACTGGGCTAAAAATCCACACTTACAAACATTACTGCCAAGAATTTTTCGGCGTATACCGAAAATTAAACCTTTTTGGCAGCGGCTTGAGTTACCGGATGGTGATTTCATTGATCTTGCTTGGAGTGAAGACCCAGAGTTGGCATCGGCTAAACCGCGCTTAGTAATTTTTCATGGTTTAGAGGGTAACTTTAAAAGTCCTTATGCTCATGGAATGCTTGAAAGTGCCAAAAAACATGGTTGGCTTGGTGTCATTATGCATTTTAGAGGCTGTAGCGGAGAACCTAACCGCCAAAAACGTATTTACCATTCAGGCGAAACGAGCGATGCACGCTACTTTTTACATTGGCTAAAACAAACTTGGGGTGATGTACCTACTGCGGCCGTTGGCTACTCACTCGGCGGCAATATGCTTGCCTGTTATTTAGCCGAAAATGGCGATAAAGCAGATATTGATGCTGGTGTGGTTGTTTCCGCACCATTAATGTTAGAACCTTGCTCAATTCGTATGGAAAAAGGCGTTTCACAGTTCTATCAGCGCTATTTGCTCAATGGATTAAAACGCAACGCAACGCGAAAACTCGTACATTACCCCGGCTCTTTGCCACTAAACTTATTACAACTCAAAAAATTAAAACGCATTCGCGAATTTGATGATGTCATTACATCTAGGATCCATGGCTTTGAAAATGCGACAGATTACTACCAAAAATGTAGCGCATTACCCAAATTACCCCAAATTACTAAGCCAACATTGATTATCCATGCAAAAGATGATCCTTTTATGGCACCTGAAGTTGTGCCTGATTTAACGCAACTACCGCCTAATGTTGAATATCAAATGACAGAGCATGGCGGACATGTGGGGTTTGTGGCTGGAACATTTAAAAATCCAGTGATGTGGTTAGAACAGCGTATTCCACAATGGTTAACACCTTATTTGGATGAAAAAAAATCATGA
- a CDS encoding MurR/RpiR family transcriptional regulator, whose protein sequence is MTLLDTITCLLPRLAENQRKIAQFILEKPEQVLALSSQQFAETLNVSQSAIVKFSQKIGVKGYPALKLALSEIIGRQQLEETNPHIALHNRITQSDNLMVVAQKLALEKNYSITETTKQIDFKLFEKIVDCIDKSQRVQIVGIGGSGLTAKDLSYKLQKIGITTLVESDHHVQIAAALTLTPVDTQIVISFTGKRKDMLTAANIARKQGANVIAITRSRHSPLALLADYVLESIAEENEWRSSSISSRTAQNTLTDLLFMALLQKREERAKMLVMNARVMINKLDE, encoded by the coding sequence ATGACTTTATTGGATACCATTACATGCTTATTGCCAAGGCTTGCTGAAAATCAGCGAAAAATTGCGCAATTTATTCTTGAAAAGCCAGAGCAGGTTTTGGCGCTTTCTTCACAACAATTTGCAGAAACATTAAATGTTAGCCAATCCGCAATTGTTAAATTTAGTCAAAAAATAGGTGTAAAGGGATACCCTGCTTTAAAGCTGGCATTAAGTGAAATCATAGGTCGTCAGCAGCTGGAAGAGACAAACCCACATATTGCTTTACATAATCGAATTACCCAAAGTGATAATTTGATGGTAGTTGCACAGAAACTGGCACTAGAAAAAAATTATTCAATCACAGAAACAACAAAGCAAATTGATTTCAAACTCTTTGAAAAAATTGTGGATTGTATTGATAAATCCCAACGGGTACAGATTGTAGGCATAGGGGGGTCGGGGCTAACGGCAAAAGATTTGAGTTATAAGCTGCAAAAAATCGGTATCACAACCTTAGTTGAATCCGACCATCATGTTCAAATTGCCGCGGCTTTAACGTTAACGCCTGTCGATACTCAAATTGTTATTTCATTTACAGGAAAGCGTAAGGACATGCTAACAGCAGCCAATATTGCACGAAAACAAGGCGCCAATGTTATTGCTATTACACGTAGCCGACACTCTCCGTTGGCATTATTAGCAGATTATGTTCTTGAAAGCATTGCAGAAGAAAATGAATGGCGTAGCTCATCGATTTCATCAAGAACAGCGCAAAATACCTTAACGGATTTGCTGTTTATGGCATTACTCCAAAAACGTGAAGAGCGAGCAAAAATGCTAGTCATGAATGCAAGAGTGATGATAAATAAATTGGATGAATAG
- the murQ gene encoding N-acetylmuramic acid 6-phosphate etherase, whose product MTIDLSKMVTESRNSASTNIDQLSTIDMLQVINNEDKQVPLAVEKVLPQIAQLVDKVAEAFLKGGRLIYSGAGTSGRLGILDASECPPTYGTPHEQVIGLIAGGHQAIFRAVENAEDKPELGEQDLVNIQFNDKDVLVGIAASGRTPYVLGALAYARKIGAVTASISCNPNSPIANAADIAITPIVGAEVVTGSSRMKAGTAQKLVLNMITTGSMIRIGKVFGNLMVDVEATNAKLIERQVRIVMEATDCDRQTAEEALQQCKRHCKTAILMILSGLNAQEAHQLLSDNNGFIRTALNVAKPA is encoded by the coding sequence ATGACCATTGACTTAAGCAAAATGGTAACCGAAAGCCGTAATTCCGCGAGTACAAATATCGATCAGCTATCAACCATTGATATGCTTCAAGTTATTAATAATGAAGATAAGCAAGTTCCTTTGGCCGTTGAAAAGGTACTCCCGCAAATTGCGCAGCTTGTCGATAAAGTTGCCGAAGCTTTCCTTAAGGGTGGCAGACTTATTTATTCCGGTGCAGGAACCTCTGGCCGATTAGGCATACTTGATGCAAGTGAATGCCCGCCAACATACGGAACGCCACATGAACAAGTCATTGGTCTCATTGCTGGTGGTCACCAAGCGATTTTTCGCGCTGTCGAAAATGCGGAAGATAAACCTGAGTTAGGTGAGCAGGATCTCGTCAATATTCAATTCAATGATAAAGATGTATTAGTTGGTATTGCTGCAAGTGGTCGTACACCGTATGTGCTAGGTGCTCTTGCCTATGCTCGTAAAATTGGTGCAGTTACCGCATCAATTAGCTGTAACCCAAATAGCCCTATTGCCAATGCAGCGGATATTGCCATTACCCCCATTGTTGGCGCAGAAGTTGTCACCGGATCATCTCGTATGAAAGCGGGAACAGCACAAAAACTTGTACTGAATATGATTACAACAGGTTCTATGATCCGAATTGGTAAGGTTTTCGGCAATTTGATGGTCGATGTTGAAGCAACAAATGCCAAATTAATTGAAAGGCAAGTTCGGATTGTCATGGAAGCGACTGACTGTGACAGACAAACAGCTGAAGAAGCATTACAGCAGTGCAAGCGTCACTGTAAAACGGCAATTTTGATGATTTTATCTGGGTTAAATGCGCAAGAAGCTCATCAATTGCTATCCGATAATAATGGTTTTATTCGTACTGCGCTTAATGTCGCGAAACCCGCTTAA
- a CDS encoding OsmC family protein: MEARVKWVEGLSFLGESASGHQLMMDGNSGDKAPSPMEMVLMAAGGCSAVDVVSILQKGRNDICGCEVKLTSQRREEAPRYFTHINLHFIVTGNDLTEKVVERAVQLSAEKYCSVSLMLEKAVKISHSFEIKTP; this comes from the coding sequence ATGGAAGCAAGAGTGAAATGGGTTGAGGGACTTTCTTTTCTCGGTGAATCAGCGTCTGGTCATCAACTGATGATGGATGGTAACTCTGGTGATAAAGCACCTAGCCCAATGGAAATGGTATTAATGGCCGCCGGTGGATGCAGTGCTGTTGATGTCGTTTCTATTTTACAAAAAGGCCGTAATGATATTTGTGGTTGTGAAGTTAAATTAACATCTCAGCGCCGTGAAGAAGCACCTCGTTATTTTACCCACATTAATCTGCATTTTATTGTTACTGGGAATGATTTAACAGAAAAAGTCGTCGAACGTGCTGTACAACTTTCAGCTGAAAAATATTGTTCTGTATCTTTAATGTTAGAAAAAGCCGTAAAAATAAGTCATAGCTTTGAAATTAAAACACCGTAA
- a CDS encoding aminodeoxychorismate synthase component II encodes MLLLIDNYDSFTYNLYQYFCELDIEVLVKRNDEISIEEIESLSPTHLVISPGPCTPDEAGISLEAIKYFAGKIPILGICLGHQAIGQAFGASVVKAREVMHGKTSAIHHNHQGVFKGLNRPLTVTRYHSLVIAAETLPASFDVSAWSLNNGDVDEIMGIRHKTLPIEGVQFHPESILSEQGHELLNNFLKY; translated from the coding sequence ATGCTTTTACTTATTGATAATTACGATTCATTTACCTATAACCTGTATCAATATTTCTGTGAATTGGATATAGAGGTACTGGTTAAGCGTAATGATGAAATTTCTATCGAAGAGATAGAATCGCTTTCGCCTACACACCTTGTGATCTCACCTGGGCCTTGCACGCCAGATGAAGCGGGAATTTCACTTGAAGCTATCAAGTATTTTGCCGGAAAGATCCCGATTTTAGGGATTTGTCTTGGTCATCAAGCAATTGGTCAAGCCTTCGGGGCATCAGTTGTGAAAGCGCGAGAAGTGATGCACGGCAAAACATCTGCAATCCATCATAACCATCAAGGCGTGTTTAAAGGGCTTAATCGGCCATTAACGGTAACACGCTACCATTCGCTTGTTATTGCTGCGGAAACATTACCCGCATCTTTTGATGTATCCGCATGGTCACTGAATAATGGTGATGTTGACGAAATTATGGGTATTCGTCATAAAACCTTGCCAATTGAAGGTGTTCAGTTCCACCCAGAAAGTATTCTGAGTGAACAAGGTCATGAATTATTAAATAACTTTTTAAAGTATTAA
- a CDS encoding phosphoribulokinase yields the protein MSKKHPIIAITGSSGAGTTSTSQAFRKVFHQLNIQAATLEGDSFHRYTRPEMDMAIRKAKEQGRHISYFGPEANDFALLEQTLLDYSQHGHGKSRKYLHTYDEAVPYGLQPGTFTPWEPLPENSDVLFYEGLHGGVVTPENNVAQHVDLLVGVVPIVNLEWIQKLIRDTTERGHSREAVMDSVVRSMGDYINYITPQFSRTHINFQRVPTVDTSNPFSAKAIPTQDESFIVIRFRGLEQIDFPYLLSMLSGSFISAINTIVVPGGKLGLAMELIMTPLVEKLIRQKHD from the coding sequence ATGTCTAAAAAACACCCGATCATCGCCATTACAGGTTCTAGTGGTGCAGGAACAACCTCAACTAGCCAAGCATTTCGCAAAGTCTTTCATCAATTAAATATTCAAGCTGCAACCTTAGAAGGCGATAGCTTTCACCGTTATACTCGCCCTGAAATGGATATGGCTATCCGTAAAGCAAAAGAGCAAGGACGACATATTAGCTATTTTGGCCCTGAAGCCAATGACTTTGCGCTATTAGAACAAACTTTATTGGATTATAGCCAGCATGGTCATGGAAAATCCCGTAAATATCTTCATACCTATGATGAAGCAGTTCCTTATGGCCTACAGCCCGGAACATTTACACCATGGGAACCATTGCCTGAAAATAGTGATGTTCTGTTCTATGAAGGATTACATGGCGGTGTGGTCACACCTGAAAATAATGTTGCACAACATGTTGATTTACTTGTCGGTGTGGTGCCGATTGTTAACTTAGAATGGATCCAAAAGCTTATTCGGGATACCACAGAACGCGGGCATTCTCGTGAAGCTGTTATGGACTCCGTTGTGCGCTCAATGGGCGATTATATCAACTACATTACGCCACAGTTTTCTCGTACTCATATTAATTTCCAAAGAGTACCTACTGTTGATACCTCAAACCCTTTTTCCGCCAAAGCCATTCCAACACAAGATGAAAGTTTTATTGTTATTCGTTTCCGAGGGCTTGAACAAATAGACTTTCCTTATTTACTTTCTATGTTAAGTGGTTCATTTATTTCAGCAATAAATACCATTGTTGTTCCGGGTGGAAAATTAGGGCTCGCCATGGAACTTATCATGACGCCTTTAGTTGAAAAGTTAATAAGACAAAAACATGATTAA
- a CDS encoding aspartate aminotransferase family protein: MKEQQAVDRQTYDQVILPIYSPAEFIPVRGEGSRVWDQQGKEYIDFAGGIAVLALGHCHPALVSAVREQSEKLWHVSNIFTNEPTLRLAQKLIAATFAERVFFANSGAEANEAAFKLARHYAITQYSPYKTKIIAFKQGFHGRTFFTVSVGGQAKYADGFGPKPADIIHVPFNDLDAVKAVIDENTCAVVLEPVQGEGGVTAATQEFMQGVRQLCDDNNALLVFDEVQSGMGRTGKLFTYMHYGVAPDILTTAKALGGGFPISAMLTTDKIAKVMGLGTHGTTYGGNPLACAVGNAAFDIINTPEVLDGVEKRREYFVEALNQLNDKYHVFSEIRGLGLLIGAELTGKLQGHSKDILQACADEGLMMLNAGPNVLRFTPSLIISEEEMKSGMAKLDKALEKVLA, translated from the coding sequence ATGAAAGAGCAACAAGCAGTAGATCGGCAAACTTATGATCAGGTGATTTTACCTATTTATTCTCCAGCTGAATTTATTCCTGTGCGTGGAGAAGGCAGTCGAGTTTGGGATCAGCAAGGTAAAGAATACATTGATTTTGCTGGTGGAATAGCCGTTTTAGCATTAGGTCATTGTCATCCTGCTTTAGTATCAGCAGTTCGCGAACAAAGCGAAAAATTGTGGCATGTCAGTAATATTTTTACTAACGAGCCAACTTTGCGATTGGCGCAAAAACTCATTGCAGCAACATTTGCTGAACGTGTATTTTTTGCCAACTCAGGAGCAGAAGCGAACGAAGCTGCTTTTAAACTTGCTCGTCATTATGCCATTACCCAATATAGTCCTTATAAAACCAAAATAATTGCGTTTAAACAGGGTTTTCACGGGCGTACTTTCTTTACTGTGTCTGTCGGTGGGCAGGCAAAATATGCTGATGGGTTTGGTCCAAAACCTGCGGATATTATTCACGTTCCTTTCAATGATCTTGATGCCGTCAAAGCGGTTATTGATGAAAATACATGTGCCGTTGTGTTAGAACCGGTACAAGGGGAAGGCGGCGTTACTGCGGCGACTCAGGAATTTATGCAAGGTGTTCGTCAGTTATGTGATGATAACAATGCTTTGCTGGTCTTTGATGAAGTACAAAGCGGTATGGGTCGTACAGGTAAGCTATTTACTTATATGCACTATGGTGTCGCGCCTGATATTTTGACCACAGCTAAAGCATTAGGAGGTGGTTTCCCTATCAGTGCAATGTTAACGACGGATAAAATTGCTAAAGTGATGGGATTGGGAACGCACGGCACGACTTATGGTGGTAATCCGCTAGCTTGTGCAGTGGGCAATGCCGCTTTTGATATCATCAATACGCCAGAAGTGCTTGATGGTGTTGAAAAGCGTCGAGAATATTTCGTCGAAGCACTTAATCAATTGAATGATAAATATCATGTTTTTTCTGAAATTAGAGGTTTAGGGCTATTAATTGGCGCAGAGCTAACAGGAAAATTACAAGGCCATTCAAAAGATATTCTGCAAGCATGTGCTGACGAAGGTTTGATGATGCTTAATGCTGGGCCAAATGTATTACGTTTTACGCCATCATTGATTATTTCTGAAGAAGAGATGAAAAGTGGCATGGCTAAACTGGATAAAGCGCTAGAAAAAGTTTTAGCTTAA
- the murP gene encoding PTS N-acetylmuramic acid transporter subunit IIBC, producing the protein MAKITKEMMQQILQQIGGSANIKHCGNCMTRLRLTLNNDQLVDKAELKKIPGVLGVIESDEQLQIVLGPGKAQAASDLMNQMLESGEAESVAPATSTQDLNEIASANKQQLKKKQTSAVHRFLSKFATIFTPLIPGFIGAGLLMGLASLLSLLVANEELFPVGSQQAHWLASLIAYMAVFGKALFTFMGLLIGYNAQKAFGGSGVNGAIIAGLFILGYDPEATKGFYSGMTDFFGWYIDPRGNIIGILIACIFGAWVEKQVRKFIPASLDIILTSTITLLIVGAATFIFIMPVGVWLFEGMSWLFMHLNGNPIGTAVLAGLFLIAVMFGVHQGFIPVYVALVETQGFNSLFPILAMAGAGQVGAALALYVKAKKGSVTRGQIGGALFPGFLGIGEPLIYGVTLPRVKPFITACFGGAAGGFFIGAISWMGLPVGLNTVFGPSGLIAIPLMTSAQGVLSGMAVYIGGLAVAYICGFIFTYFFGSKDVDLD; encoded by the coding sequence ATGGCTAAAATAACAAAAGAGATGATGCAGCAAATTCTGCAACAGATCGGTGGAAGTGCAAATATTAAGCATTGCGGCAACTGTATGACCCGCTTACGCTTAACATTAAATAATGATCAACTTGTCGATAAAGCTGAACTTAAAAAAATTCCAGGAGTACTGGGCGTTATTGAAAGTGATGAACAATTACAAATTGTTCTTGGTCCCGGCAAAGCACAAGCAGCTTCTGATTTAATGAATCAAATGTTGGAAAGTGGTGAGGCTGAATCCGTTGCTCCCGCGACATCCACACAAGATCTCAATGAAATTGCATCGGCTAATAAGCAACAACTAAAAAAGAAACAAACAAGCGCTGTTCATCGCTTTTTATCAAAATTTGCCACAATATTTACCCCATTAATACCCGGCTTTATTGGCGCAGGTTTATTAATGGGATTAGCATCACTGCTATCATTATTAGTGGCTAATGAAGAGTTATTTCCAGTCGGTTCACAACAAGCACACTGGCTTGCGAGTTTAATTGCTTATATGGCAGTATTTGGGAAAGCCCTATTTACTTTTATGGGACTTCTCATTGGTTACAATGCGCAAAAAGCATTTGGTGGTAGCGGCGTTAATGGTGCCATTATCGCGGGGTTATTTATTTTAGGTTATGATCCTGAAGCAACCAAAGGTTTCTATTCTGGCATGACTGACTTCTTTGGTTGGTATATCGACCCAAGAGGGAACATTATCGGGATCTTAATTGCCTGTATTTTTGGTGCTTGGGTAGAAAAACAAGTTCGTAAATTTATCCCAGCAAGTTTAGATATTATCCTCACGTCAACAATTACCCTGCTGATTGTTGGTGCCGCTACCTTTATCTTTATCATGCCAGTAGGTGTTTGGCTGTTTGAAGGCATGTCTTGGTTATTTATGCATTTGAATGGTAATCCAATTGGTACAGCTGTACTTGCGGGTCTCTTCTTAATTGCAGTTATGTTTGGTGTGCATCAAGGTTTTATTCCTGTTTATGTCGCACTTGTTGAAACACAAGGGTTTAACTCTTTATTCCCTATTCTTGCGATGGCGGGCGCAGGGCAAGTTGGTGCAGCACTTGCATTATATGTCAAAGCGAAAAAAGGTTCGGTCACGCGTGGACAAATTGGTGGAGCATTATTCCCAGGGTTCTTAGGTATAGGTGAACCATTAATTTATGGTGTGACACTCCCTCGCGTTAAACCTTTTATCACCGCATGTTTTGGTGGTGCAGCAGGTGGTTTCTTTATTGGCGCAATCTCTTGGATGGGCCTACCTGTTGGACTAAACACAGTATTCGGACCTTCAGGGCTTATTGCTATCCCACTGATGACATCTGCGCAAGGTGTTCTTTCAGGAATGGCTGTTTATATTGGTGGATTAGCCGTAGCGTATATTTGCGGATTTATATTTACCTATTTCTTCGGCAGCAAAGATGTAGATTTAGATTAA